Proteins from a genomic interval of Oncorhynchus mykiss isolate Arlee chromosome 21, USDA_OmykA_1.1, whole genome shotgun sequence:
- the LOC110490693 gene encoding interleukin-17 receptor A-like isoform X2, which translates to MKLLLTVGLLLPFVSTSSSLRILEWPTLNCTQEGLRCEANVNNCLDPGWLKPWRYTPSSPVNLEVELDTRKDEEGHLVPVLVARWKAQDDGSISSLKGTELHVLKEATNQNLCVRYEFFDKMSMRNPAYEKWSFSLDRVVVEPGLSYVVSVSNLPKPNLKHSGYNIDKHITVPDCKDPKIQKSKVCLESGSLWRPNTTLERSTGPQGRTTLTVGFSTDQHSHNYRVSLLCSSNRQWQDTDMTNQTWLTVVFDLENWPQTCCYFDVEIHPFFSRCNNDCVRRRKTFNICETSPTVLTGDSSSPKVYTAIAAAVVLLVGGMVCCLVCQLRTRRKKVPPGPYPPAVEPEVQIPHLPRVPPKVLVIYSQDHPLYRKIVLKLCAFLQAKCGTEVVLDLLDTTWLGTVGRLPWLEWQRQQVNKSSDKILVLCSRGVQAKWRAMCGQSRVTLREDLRSPIDDMLTPALNLFLPDMQQAAALGKYMVAYFDEVGSERDVPSVFDIAVKYKLMKHFEELCFRILDQEKYAPGQVSHIEGIGVEEYFTCPPGRDLRDAIEAFQAFQLENPDWFEQECVDINAEEEVFAVTEYDALLEKPVAPVLEFVPEYRNGPPVLEFVPEYRKGPPVLEFVPEFRNGPPVLEFVPEYRNGPPVLEFVPEYRKGPPVLEFVPEYRKEPPVLEFVPEYRKGPPVLECVPENRKEPPVLECVPENRKGPPVLECVPEYRKGPPISNYDVEINENSQGVQVSTPEVKLEGHGTCVLELLPRVNSDSHQMYPSYPVVEAPPGVLISDLHPNALESQPCGLSDLLPSEPPLARENCLRLQERWGTADRCPLENEEEEEAYSPSCQPSVDTLEQLMSLQLSLCGLSAIPEITSVSTENGYLSQPRGEMDLSLPVTMGQSRLSFSSIQVTPPVPMDSQIQYLLPLPEITHSQPVEMEEGGEVMKPAAQEKRPVSGSDLGYISRSSFQQDSSVHYPVGEDSDSPLVALARLQQALYLNN; encoded by the exons ATGAAGTTACTTCTCACGGTGGGATTGTTGTTGCCGTTTGTCTCTACTTCATCAAGTCTACGGATTTTGGAATGGCCCACACTAAACTGTACTCAAGAG GGTTTGAGATGCGAAGCCAACGTCA ATAACTGCCTGGATCCTGGGTGGTTGAAGCCTTGGCGCTACACTCCTAGCAGCCCAGTGAACCTAGAGGTGGAGCTGGACACTAGAAAAGATGAGGAGGGACACCTGGTGCCTGTTTTAGTGGCCCGATGGAAAGCTCAGGATGACG GAAGCATTAGTTCCCTGAAAGGAACAGAGCTTCATGTTTTGAAGGAAGCCACAAACCAGAATCTGTGTGTTCGGTATGAATTCTTCGATAAGATGTCCATGCGTAATCCAGCATATGAAAAG TGGTCTTTCTCCCTGGATCGAGTGGTGGTTGAACCCGGCCTGTCATACGTTGTCTCAGTCTCCAACCTCCCCAAACCCAACCTGAAACACTCTGGTTACAACATCGATAAACATATCACTGTGCCCG ATTGTAAAGATCCCAAGATTCAGAAGAGCAAGGTGTGTTTGGAGAGCG GGAGTCTGTGGAGACCTAACACTACGCTGGAGCGGTCTACTGGACCACAAGGCAGAACCACGCTCACTGTTGGGTTCAGTACAGACCAGCACTCACACAACTACAGAGTCTCACTACTGTGCTCCAGCAACAGACAATGGCAGGACACAGACATG ACCAACCAGACATGGCTGACTGTAGTGTTTGACCTGGAGAACTGGCCCCAGACCTGTTGCTATTTTGATGTGGAG ATCCATCCGTTTTTTAGCCGTTGCAACAACGACTGTGTACGAAGAAGGAAAACGTTTAACATATGTG AGACCTCTCCAACTGTGTTAACGGGAGATTCTTCATCTCCTAAAGTCTACACAGCCATAGCAGCCGCGGTGGTGCTGCTGGTCGGTGGAATGGTCTGTTGTCTCGTCTGTCAACTACGGACACGGAGAAAGAAAG tCCCACCAGGCCCCTATCCCCCAGCTGTAGAGCCAGAGGTCCAGATTCCTCATCTCCCCAGGGTTCCTCCCAAGGTGTTGGTGATCTACTCTCAGGACCATCCTCTCTACAGGAAGATAGTCCTGAAGCTCTGTGCCTTCCTCCAGGCCAAGTGTGGAACTGAGGTTGTGTTGGACCTTCTAGACACAACCTGGCTGGGCACTGTGGGGAGACTACCCTGGCTGGAGTGGCAGAGACAACAG GTCAACAAATCATCAGACAAGATCCTGGTCCTCTGTTCTCGTGGCGTCCAGGCCAAGTGGAGGGCGATGTGTGGCCAGAGTCGTGTGACGTTAAGAGAGGACCTCCGGTCGCCCATCGACGACATGCTGACGCCGGCCCTCAACCTCTTCCTGCCCGACATGCAGCAGGCCGCCGCGCTAGGGAAGTACATGGTGGCCTACTTTGACGAGGTCGGCAGCGAGCGTGACGTGCCGTCTGTCTTCGACATCGCTGTGAAGTACAAGCTGATGAAGCACTTTGAGGAGCTCTGCTTCAGGATCCTGGACCAGGAGAAGTACGCACCGGGACAG GTCAGCCACATCGAGGGGATCGGAGTGGAAGAGTACTTCACATGTCCACCGGGGAGGGATCTGCGAGACGCCATCGAAGCCTTCCAGGCGTTCCAGTTAGAGAACCCAGACTGGTTTGAACAGGAGTGTGTTGACATCAACGCAGAGGAGGAAGTGTTCGCAGTAACAGAGTATGACGCTCTACTGGAAAAGCCGGTCGCGCCTGTTCTAGAGTTTGTTCCAGAATACAGGAATGGGCCACCTGTTCTAGAGTTTGTTCCAGAGTACAGGAAGGGGCCACCTGTTCTAGAGTTTGTTCCAGAGTTCAGGAATGGGCCACCTGTTCTAGAGTTTGTTCCAGAATACAGGAATGGGCCACCTGTTCTAGAGTTTGTTCCAGAGTACAGGAAGGGGCCACCTGTTCTAGAGTTTGTTCCAGAATACAGGAAGGAGCCTCCTGTTTTGGAGTTTGTTCCAGAATACAGGAAGGGGCCTCCTGTTCTAGAGTGTGTTCCAGAAAACAGGAAGGAGCCTCCTGTTCTAGAGTGTGTTCCAGAAAACAGGAAGGGGCCTCCTGTTCTAGAGTGTGTTCCAGAATACAGGAAGGGGCCTCCAATCTCCAACTATGATGTAGAGATCAATGAAAACAGCCAGGGAGTCCAGGTCTCTACTCCTGAAGTGAAACTGGAAG GTCACGGGACGTGTGTGCTGGAGCTTCTTCCAAGGGTCAACTCCGACAGCCACCAGATGTACCCATCATACCCAGTCGTTGAGGCCCCACCCGGGGTACTTATCTCTGATCTGCACCCCAATGCCCTGGAGAGTCAACCCTGTGGGTTGTCAGATCTTCTCCCGAGTGAGCCACCCTTGGCCAGAGAGAACTGTCTCCGCCTACAGGAGAGGTGGGGAACAGCAGACCGTTGCCCTCTAGAgaacgaggaagaggaggaggcatACAGTCCTTCTTGTCAACCCTCCGTTGACACCCTGGAACAACTCATGTCTCTCCAGCTGTCACTCTGTGGTCTCAGTGCTATCCCAGAAATCACCTCTGTGTCCACGGAGAACGGCTACCTATCACAACCGCGTGGAGAGATGGACCTATCACTTCCTGTCACGATGGGCCAATCACGACTGTCCTTCAGCTCCATCCAGGTTACCCCACCTGTACCGATGGATAGTCAGATTCAGTACCTCCTTCCCCTGCCAGAGATAACCCACTCCCAGCcggtagagatggaggagggtgggGAGGTGATGAAGCCTGCTGCCCAGGAGAAGAGACCCGTCAGTGGGTCAGACCTGGGCTATATCTCCAGGAGCTCCTTCCAGCAGGACTCTTCTGTCCACTACCCTGTAGGAGAGGACAGCGACAGTCCACTGGTGGCACTGGCCAGGCTACAACAGGCTCTCTACCTAAACAATTAA
- the LOC110490693 gene encoding interleukin-17 receptor A-like isoform X3, which translates to MKLLLTVGLLLPFVSTSSSLRILEWPTLNCTQEGLRCEANVNNCLDPGWLKPWRYTPSSPVNLEVELDTRKDEEGHLVPVLVARWKAQDDGSISSLKGTELHVLKEATNQNLCVRYEFFDKMSMRNPAYEKWSFSLDRVVVEPGLSYVVSVSNLPKPNLKHSGYNIDKHITVPDCKDPKIQKSKVCLESGSLWRPNTTLERSTGPQGRTTLTVGFSTDQHSHNYRVSLLCSSNRQWQDTDMTNQTWLTVVFDLEKWPQTCCYFDVEIHPFFSRCNNDCVRRRKTFNICETSPTVLTGDSSSPKVYTAIAAAVVLLVGGMVCCLVCQLRTRRKKGPYPPAVEPEVQIPHLPRVPPKVLVIYSQDHPLYRKIVLKLCAFLQAKCGTEVVLDLLDTTWLGTVGRLPWLEWQRQQVNKSSDKILVLCSRGVQAKWRAMCGQSRVTLREDLRSPIDDMLTPALNLFLPDMQQAAALGKYMVAYFDEVGSERDVPSVFDIAVKYKLMKHFEELCFRILDQEKYAPGQVSHIEGIGVEEYFTCPPGRDLRDAIEAFQAFQLENPDWFEQECVDINAEEEVFAVTEYDALLEKPVAPVLEFVPEYRNGPPVLEFVPEYRKGPPVLEFVPEFRNGPPVLEFVPEYRNGPPVLEFVPEYRKGPPVLEFVPEYRKEPPVLEFVPEYRKGPPVLECVPENRKEPPVLECVPENRKGPPVLECVPEYRKGPPISNYDVEINENSQGVQVSTPEVKLEGHGTCVLELLPRVNSDSHQMYPSYPVVEAPPGVLISDLHPNALESQPCGLSDLLPSEPPLARENCLRLQERWGTADRCPLENEEEEEAYSPSCQPSVDTLEQLMSLQLSLCGLSAIPEITSVSTENGYLSQPRGEMDLSLPVTMGQSRLSFSSIQVTPPVPMDSQIQYLLPLPEITHSQPVEMEEGGEVMKPAAQEKRPVSGSDLGYISRSSFQQDSSVHYPVGEDSDSPLVALARLQQALYLNN; encoded by the exons ATGAAGTTACTTCTCACGGTGGGATTGTTGTTGCCGTTTGTCTCTACTTCATCAAGTCTACGGATTTTGGAATGGCCCACACTAAACTGTACTCAAGAG GGTTTGAGATGCGAAGCCAACGTCA ATAACTGCCTGGATCCTGGGTGGTTGAAGCCTTGGCGCTACACTCCTAGCAGCCCAGTGAACCTAGAGGTGGAGCTGGACACTAGAAAAGATGAGGAGGGACACCTGGTGCCTGTTTTAGTGGCCCGATGGAAAGCTCAGGATGACG GAAGCATTAGTTCCCTGAAAGGAACAGAGCTTCATGTTTTGAAGGAAGCCACAAACCAGAATCTGTGTGTTCGGTATGAATTCTTCGATAAGATGTCCATGCGTAATCCAGCATATGAAAAG TGGTCTTTCTCCCTGGATCGAGTGGTGGTTGAACCCGGCCTGTCATACGTTGTCTCAGTCTCCAACCTCCCCAAACCCAACCTGAAACACTCTGGTTACAACATCGATAAACATATCACTGTGCCCG ATTGTAAAGATCCCAAGATTCAGAAGAGCAAGGTGTGTTTGGAGAGCG GGAGTCTGTGGAGACCTAACACTACGCTGGAGCGGTCTACTGGACCACAAGGCAGAACCACGCTCACTGTTGGGTTCAGTACAGACCAGCACTCACACAACTACAGAGTCTCACTACTGTGCTCCAGCAACAGACAATGGCAGGACACAGACATG ACCAACCAGACATGGCTGACTGTAGTGTTTGACCTGGAGAAGTGGCCCCAGACCTGTTGCTATTTTGATGTAGAG ATCCATCCGTTTTTTAGCCGTTGCAACAACGACTGTGTACGAAGAAGGAAAACGTTTAACATATGTG AGACCTCTCCAACTGTGTTAACGGGAGATTCTTCATCTCCTAAAGTCTACACAGCCATAGCAGCCGCGGTGGTGCTGCTGGTCGGTGGAATGGTCTGTTGTCTCGTCTGTCAACTACGGACACGGAGAAAGAAAG GCCCCTATCCCCCAGCTGTAGAGCCAGAGGTCCAGATTCCTCATCTCCCCAGGGTTCCTCCCAAGGTGTTGGTGATCTACTCTCAGGACCATCCTCTCTACAGGAAGATAGTCCTGAAGCTCTGTGCCTTCCTCCAGGCCAAGTGTGGAACTGAGGTTGTGTTGGACCTTCTAGACACAACCTGGCTGGGCACTGTGGGGAGACTACCCTGGCTGGAGTGGCAGAGACAACAG GTCAACAAATCATCAGACAAGATCCTGGTCCTCTGTTCTCGTGGCGTCCAGGCCAAGTGGAGGGCGATGTGTGGCCAGAGTCGTGTGACGTTAAGAGAGGACCTCCGGTCGCCCATCGACGACATGCTGACGCCGGCCCTCAACCTCTTCCTGCCCGACATGCAGCAGGCCGCCGCGCTAGGGAAGTACATGGTGGCCTACTTTGACGAGGTCGGCAGCGAGCGTGACGTGCCGTCTGTCTTCGACATCGCTGTGAAGTACAAGCTGATGAAGCACTTTGAGGAGCTCTGCTTCAGGATCCTGGACCAGGAGAAGTACGCACCGGGACAG GTCAGCCACATCGAGGGGATCGGAGTGGAAGAGTACTTCACATGTCCACCGGGGAGGGATCTGCGAGACGCCATCGAAGCCTTCCAGGCGTTCCAGTTAGAGAACCCAGACTGGTTTGAACAGGAGTGTGTTGACATCAACGCAGAGGAGGAAGTGTTCGCAGTAACAGAGTATGACGCTCTACTGGAAAAGCCGGTCGCGCCTGTTCTAGAGTTTGTTCCAGAATACAGGAATGGGCCACCTGTTCTAGAGTTTGTTCCAGAGTACAGGAAGGGGCCACCTGTTCTAGAGTTTGTTCCAGAGTTCAGGAATGGGCCACCTGTTCTAGAGTTTGTTCCAGAATACAGGAATGGGCCACCTGTTCTAGAGTTTGTTCCAGAGTACAGGAAGGGGCCACCTGTTCTAGAGTTTGTTCCAGAATACAGGAAGGAGCCTCCTGTTTTGGAGTTTGTTCCAGAATACAGGAAGGGGCCTCCTGTTCTAGAGTGTGTTCCAGAAAACAGGAAGGAGCCTCCTGTTCTAGAGTGTGTTCCAGAAAACAGGAAGGGGCCTCCTGTTCTAGAGTGTGTTCCAGAATACAGGAAGGGGCCTCCAATCTCCAACTATGATGTAGAGATCAATGAAAACAGCCAGGGAGTCCAGGTCTCTACTCCTGAAGTGAAACTGGAAG GTCACGGGACGTGTGTGCTGGAGCTTCTTCCAAGGGTCAACTCCGACAGCCACCAGATGTACCCATCATACCCAGTCGTTGAGGCCCCACCCGGGGTACTTATCTCTGATCTGCACCCCAATGCCCTGGAGAGTCAACCCTGTGGGTTGTCAGATCTTCTCCCGAGTGAGCCACCCTTGGCCAGAGAGAACTGTCTCCGCCTACAGGAGAGGTGGGGAACAGCAGACCGTTGCCCTCTAGAgaacgaggaagaggaggaggcatACAGTCCTTCTTGTCAACCCTCCGTTGACACCCTGGAACAACTCATGTCTCTCCAGCTGTCACTCTGTGGTCTCAGTGCTATCCCAGAAATCACCTCTGTGTCCACGGAGAACGGCTACCTATCACAACCGCGTGGAGAGATGGACCTATCACTTCCTGTCACGATGGGCCAATCACGACTGTCCTTCAGCTCCATCCAGGTTACCCCACCTGTACCGATGGATAGTCAGATTCAGTACCTCCTTCCCCTGCCAGAGATAACCCACTCCCAGCcggtagagatggaggagggtgggGAGGTGATGAAGCCTGCTGCCCAGGAGAAGAGACCCGTCAGTGGGTCAGACCTGGGCTATATCTCCAGGAGCTCCTTCCAGCAGGACTCTTCTGTCCACTACCCTGTAGGAGAGGACAGCGACAGTCCACTGGTGGCACTGGCCAGGCTACAACAGGCTCTCTACCTAAACAATTAA
- the LOC110490693 gene encoding interleukin-17 receptor A-like isoform X1 — translation MKLLLTVGLLLPFVSTSSSLRILEWPTLNCTQEGLRCEANVNNCLDPGWLKPWRYTPSSPVNLEVELDTRKDEEGHLVPVLVARWKAQDDGSISSLKGTELHVLKEATNQNLCVRYEFFDKMSMRNPAYEKWSFSLDRVVVEPGLSYVVSVSNLPKPNLKHSGYNIDKHITVPDCKDPKIQKSKVCLESGSLWRPNTTLERSTGPQGRTTLTVGFSTDQHSHNYRVSLLCSSNRQWQDTDMTNQTWLTVVFDLEKWPQTCCYFDVEIHPFFSRCNNDCVRRRKTFNICETSPTVLTGDSSSPKVYTAIAAAVVLLVGGMVCCLVCQLRTRRKKVPPGPYPPAVEPEVQIPHLPRVPPKVLVIYSQDHPLYRKIVLKLCAFLQAKCGTEVVLDLLDTTWLGTVGRLPWLEWQRQQVNKSSDKILVLCSRGVQAKWRAMCGQSRVTLREDLRSPIDDMLTPALNLFLPDMQQAAALGKYMVAYFDEVGSERDVPSVFDIAVKYKLMKHFEELCFRILDQEKYAPGQVSHIEGIGVEEYFTCPPGRDLRDAIEAFQAFQLENPDWFEQECVDINAEEEVFAVTEYDALLEKPVAPVLEFVPEYRNGPPVLEFVPEYRKGPPVLEFVPEFRNGPPVLEFVPEYRNGPPVLEFVPEYRKGPPVLEFVPEYRKEPPVLEFVPEYRKGPPVLECVPENRKEPPVLECVPENRKGPPVLECVPEYRKGPPISNYDVEINENSQGVQVSTPEVKLEGHGTCVLELLPRVNSDSHQMYPSYPVVEAPPGVLISDLHPNALESQPCGLSDLLPSEPPLARENCLRLQERWGTADRCPLENEEEEEAYSPSCQPSVDTLEQLMSLQLSLCGLSAIPEITSVSTENGYLSQPRGEMDLSLPVTMGQSRLSFSSIQVTPPVPMDSQIQYLLPLPEITHSQPVEMEEGGEVMKPAAQEKRPVSGSDLGYISRSSFQQDSSVHYPVGEDSDSPLVALARLQQALYLNN, via the exons ATGAAGTTACTTCTCACGGTGGGATTGTTGTTGCCGTTTGTCTCTACTTCATCAAGTCTACGGATTTTGGAATGGCCCACACTAAACTGTACTCAAGAG GGTTTGAGATGCGAAGCCAACGTCA ATAACTGCCTGGATCCTGGGTGGTTGAAGCCTTGGCGCTACACTCCTAGCAGCCCAGTGAACCTAGAGGTGGAGCTGGACACTAGAAAAGATGAGGAGGGACACCTGGTGCCTGTTTTAGTGGCCCGATGGAAAGCTCAGGATGACG GAAGCATTAGTTCCCTGAAAGGAACAGAGCTTCATGTTTTGAAGGAAGCCACAAACCAGAATCTGTGTGTTCGGTATGAATTCTTCGATAAGATGTCCATGCGTAATCCAGCATATGAAAAG TGGTCTTTCTCCCTGGATCGAGTGGTGGTTGAACCCGGCCTGTCATACGTTGTCTCAGTCTCCAACCTCCCCAAACCCAACCTGAAACACTCTGGTTACAACATCGATAAACATATCACTGTGCCCG ATTGTAAAGATCCCAAGATTCAGAAGAGCAAGGTGTGTTTGGAGAGCG GGAGTCTGTGGAGACCTAACACTACGCTGGAGCGGTCTACTGGACCACAAGGCAGAACCACGCTCACTGTTGGGTTCAGTACAGACCAGCACTCACACAACTACAGAGTCTCACTACTGTGCTCCAGCAACAGACAATGGCAGGACACAGACATG ACCAACCAGACATGGCTGACTGTAGTGTTTGACCTGGAGAAGTGGCCCCAGACCTGTTGCTATTTTGATGTAGAG ATCCATCCGTTTTTTAGCCGTTGCAACAACGACTGTGTACGAAGAAGGAAAACGTTTAACATATGTG AGACCTCTCCAACTGTGTTAACGGGAGATTCTTCATCTCCTAAAGTCTACACAGCCATAGCAGCCGCGGTGGTGCTGCTGGTCGGTGGAATGGTCTGTTGTCTCGTCTGTCAACTACGGACACGGAGAAAGAAAG tCCCACCAGGCCCCTATCCCCCAGCTGTAGAGCCAGAGGTCCAGATTCCTCATCTCCCCAGGGTTCCTCCCAAGGTGTTGGTGATCTACTCTCAGGACCATCCTCTCTACAGGAAGATAGTCCTGAAGCTCTGTGCCTTCCTCCAGGCCAAGTGTGGAACTGAGGTTGTGTTGGACCTTCTAGACACAACCTGGCTGGGCACTGTGGGGAGACTACCCTGGCTGGAGTGGCAGAGACAACAG GTCAACAAATCATCAGACAAGATCCTGGTCCTCTGTTCTCGTGGCGTCCAGGCCAAGTGGAGGGCGATGTGTGGCCAGAGTCGTGTGACGTTAAGAGAGGACCTCCGGTCGCCCATCGACGACATGCTGACGCCGGCCCTCAACCTCTTCCTGCCCGACATGCAGCAGGCCGCCGCGCTAGGGAAGTACATGGTGGCCTACTTTGACGAGGTCGGCAGCGAGCGTGACGTGCCGTCTGTCTTCGACATCGCTGTGAAGTACAAGCTGATGAAGCACTTTGAGGAGCTCTGCTTCAGGATCCTGGACCAGGAGAAGTACGCACCGGGACAG GTCAGCCACATCGAGGGGATCGGAGTGGAAGAGTACTTCACATGTCCACCGGGGAGGGATCTGCGAGACGCCATCGAAGCCTTCCAGGCGTTCCAGTTAGAGAACCCAGACTGGTTTGAACAGGAGTGTGTTGACATCAACGCAGAGGAGGAAGTGTTCGCAGTAACAGAGTATGACGCTCTACTGGAAAAGCCGGTCGCGCCTGTTCTAGAGTTTGTTCCAGAATACAGGAATGGGCCACCTGTTCTAGAGTTTGTTCCAGAGTACAGGAAGGGGCCACCTGTTCTAGAGTTTGTTCCAGAGTTCAGGAATGGGCCACCTGTTCTAGAGTTTGTTCCAGAATACAGGAATGGGCCACCTGTTCTAGAGTTTGTTCCAGAGTACAGGAAGGGGCCACCTGTTCTAGAGTTTGTTCCAGAATACAGGAAGGAGCCTCCTGTTTTGGAGTTTGTTCCAGAATACAGGAAGGGGCCTCCTGTTCTAGAGTGTGTTCCAGAAAACAGGAAGGAGCCTCCTGTTCTAGAGTGTGTTCCAGAAAACAGGAAGGGGCCTCCTGTTCTAGAGTGTGTTCCAGAATACAGGAAGGGGCCTCCAATCTCCAACTATGATGTAGAGATCAATGAAAACAGCCAGGGAGTCCAGGTCTCTACTCCTGAAGTGAAACTGGAAG GTCACGGGACGTGTGTGCTGGAGCTTCTTCCAAGGGTCAACTCCGACAGCCACCAGATGTACCCATCATACCCAGTCGTTGAGGCCCCACCCGGGGTACTTATCTCTGATCTGCACCCCAATGCCCTGGAGAGTCAACCCTGTGGGTTGTCAGATCTTCTCCCGAGTGAGCCACCCTTGGCCAGAGAGAACTGTCTCCGCCTACAGGAGAGGTGGGGAACAGCAGACCGTTGCCCTCTAGAgaacgaggaagaggaggaggcatACAGTCCTTCTTGTCAACCCTCCGTTGACACCCTGGAACAACTCATGTCTCTCCAGCTGTCACTCTGTGGTCTCAGTGCTATCCCAGAAATCACCTCTGTGTCCACGGAGAACGGCTACCTATCACAACCGCGTGGAGAGATGGACCTATCACTTCCTGTCACGATGGGCCAATCACGACTGTCCTTCAGCTCCATCCAGGTTACCCCACCTGTACCGATGGATAGTCAGATTCAGTACCTCCTTCCCCTGCCAGAGATAACCCACTCCCAGCcggtagagatggaggagggtgggGAGGTGATGAAGCCTGCTGCCCAGGAGAAGAGACCCGTCAGTGGGTCAGACCTGGGCTATATCTCCAGGAGCTCCTTCCAGCAGGACTCTTCTGTCCACTACCCTGTAGGAGAGGACAGCGACAGTCCACTGGTGGCACTGGCCAGGCTACAACAGGCTCTCTACCTAAACAATTAA